The following proteins are co-located in the Solea solea chromosome 21, fSolSol10.1, whole genome shotgun sequence genome:
- the LOC131448056 gene encoding nucleoside diphosphate kinase-like — MTETKERTFIAIKPDGVQRGLIGDIIKRFEVKGFKLVGMKMVHASEDLLKQHYDDLKERPFFPPLIEYMSSGPVVAMVWEGKGAVKTGRKMLGATDPANSEPGTIRGDFCIDVGKNIIHGSDSVDSAKKEISLWFQEGELVSYSSCAYSWLY, encoded by the exons ATGACTGAAACTAAAGAACGCACCTTCATCGCCATCAAGCCTGACGGCGTGCAGCGAGGTCTGATCGGTGACATCATCAAGAGGTTTGAGGTCAAAGGCTTCAAACTCGTGGGCATGAAGATGGTTCAC GCGTCGGAGGACCTGCTGAAGCAGCATTACGACGACCTGAAGGAAAGGCCATTCTTTCCTCCACTGATCGAGTACATGAGCTCCGGACCTGTGGTCGCCATG gtGTGGGAAGGCAAAGGTGCCGTGAAGACGGGCCGTAAGATGCTGGGAGCGACCGACCCGGCCAATTCTGAGCCCGGAACCATCCGAGGAGACTTCTGTATCGATGTCGGAAA GAACATCATCCATGGCAGTGACTCTGTGGACAGTGCCAAAAAGGAGATTTCCCTGTGGTTCCAGGAGGGGGAGCTGGTGAGCTACAGCAGCTGTGCGTACAGCTGGCTCTACTGA